The Amycolatopsis sp. QT-25 genomic sequence GGCATCGGCTCCGGCGAAGCGCTCAACGAGCACATCATCGGCGGCTACTGGCCCGAGGCACCCGAGCGCGTACGGCGGATGTTCGAGGCGCTGGAGGTCATCCGGAAACTGTTCACCGGTAAGGACGTCAAGCACAGCGGCGAGTTCTTCAAGCTGCACACCACCAGGCTGTGGACGCTGCCGGACGAGCCGCCGCCGATCTACATCGCGTCGGCGGGCCCGTACACCTCACGCAAAACCGGTGAACTCGCGGACGGGCTGATCACGCCGGGCGCGTCGATCGAGAAGCTGGCGGGGATCCTCGACAACTTCGGCACCGGCGCGCGCAAGGCGGGCAAGGACCCGGACTCGATGCCGAAGCTGCTGCAGGTGCACCTGTCGTGGGCCGAGGACGACGAGACGGCGTGGGCCAACGCGATGGATCAGTGGCCCAACGGCGGCATGAAGTTCCCGAAGGCCGACATCCGCTCGCCGTTCGACTTCGCGCAGATGGCGAAACTGGTGCGGCGCGAGGACTTCGAGGGCCGCATGGTCGTCTCGTCCGACCCGGACGTGCACCGCGCGGCGCTGCAGAAGTACGTCGACGCCGGTTTCACCCGGATCTACCTCCACAACGTGGGCCGGAATCAGGACGAGTTCATCGAGACCTTCGGGCGGGACGTGCTGCCGAAGCTGAC encodes the following:
- a CDS encoding TIGR03557 family F420-dependent LLM class oxidoreductase; the encoded protein is MTEVQIGLAAALEQFSPRESIRLAALAEQHGFSGQMAADHFQPWVPQQGEASFVWSVLASLAENTTGDLGPGVTCPSFRLHPSMVAQAAATLEATYPGRTWLGIGSGEALNEHIIGGYWPEAPERVRRMFEALEVIRKLFTGKDVKHSGEFFKLHTTRLWTLPDEPPPIYIASAGPYTSRKTGELADGLITPGASIEKLAGILDNFGTGARKAGKDPDSMPKLLQVHLSWAEDDETAWANAMDQWPNGGMKFPKADIRSPFDFAQMAKLVRREDFEGRMVVSSDPDVHRAALQKYVDAGFTRIYLHNVGRNQDEFIETFGRDVLPKLTA